Genomic segment of Candidatus Deferrimicrobiaceae bacterium:
TCCTGGGCGCAACCACGGTGACGCATGCCCCGCGTGAGGCGAGTCCGAGCGCCCGGCGTCCGGCCACCGCACCCGCCCCGACGACCAGGATGCGCGCGCCCGCCACGTCCGCGACGATCGGCAGGTATCGATTTATGGGCGCCATCTCAAGCCTTCCCGAGCGCCTGGAGCAGATCGTCGACCAGGTCTTCCGGATCCTCGAGGCCGACGGAAAGACGAACGAGGCTGTCGCGGATGCCCCGCTTCAATCTTTCCTCCCGCGGCATCGAAGCGTGCGACATCGTCGCGGGGTACGACAGGATGCTCTCGACGCCGCCCAGGCTGACGGCGACCAGCGGCAGCGTGACCGCCTTCATGAATCGGACGGCGCTGTCGGCGTCGGACAGTTCGAACGAGACGACCGCGCCGGCCCCGTCGGCCTGGCCCGCGTGGGTCCCGCGCCCCGGATGCCCGGGGAGCCCCGGGTAATATACCCGCGCGATCCCGGGCGTCGCGGCAAGCCGTTCGGCGACGATCGCAGCGCTGCGCTGCTGCGCGTCCATCCGCACCGCGAGCGTCTTGATCCCGCGATGCAGCAAAAAGGCGTCCTGGGGCCCCAGGATGGCGCCGAACGCGCGCTGGACGAACCGGACCCGTTCCCCGAGTTCTTCGTTCGCGGTCACCACGATTCCCGCCAGGAGGTCGCTGTGCCCGCCGAGGAACTTCGTCGCGCTGTGCATCACGAGGTCGAATCCGTGTTCGATGGGGCGCTGGAGGTAGGGCGTCATGAAGGTGTTGTCGATCAGCGACAGGATGCCGGTCTCCTTCGCGATCGCCGCGACGGCCCGCAGATCGGTGACCTTCAGGATCGGGTTCGAGGGGCTCTCCACGAACAGCGCCCGCGTGTTCGGCCTGAGCGCTGCCCGGACCTTGCCGGGATCGGCCATGTCGACGAAGGTGGTCTCGAGACCCCACCCGCGGAACAGGGTGGTCAGCGCCCGGTAGGTGCCCCCGTAGACGTCCTCGGTCACGACCAGGTGGTCGCCCGGCGCAAACAGCATCAGCACCGACGAGATCGCCGCCATCCCGGACCCGAAGGCCGCCCCCGTCGTCCCGCCCTCGAGCACGGCGACCGCATGCTCGACCGCGTCCCGCGTGGGATTGTCGCCGCGAGCATACTCGTACCGGCCGGGTCGGAGGGGATCCTCCTGCCGGAACGTGGACACCTGGTAGATGGGCACGGTGGCGGCCCCGGTGTACGGGTCGGTCTCCTTCCCGGTATGGATGATGCGCGTCCCGAGCTTCATGGCGTTCCCCTTCTCGGCCGTATATCGAAATTCCCCAAACATTGTATATATTATCTATAGATCATGTCAACACGGGCACCAAAGGGTGATCTCCCGGGCCAAAAGGGCGGCGGGATTCGGCAGACGCCTGCATTATTTGCTACCCGGAAGCAATGAACCGGAATATGATCGAATCATCCGCAAACCCGCAAAAGAGGCAAGGAGGAACGCATGAAGCCGATGAAGCTTTTCCGTGTCGTCTGTCTTGTCGCCGTAACCGCCCTGCTGGCCGCCTCGGGCGTCTTTGCCCAGGGAACGGTCATCACGCTTCTGCACGTCAACGACACCCACTCCCACCTCGACGCCACCGGGCCCAAGGATGCCGCGCTCAACGGCACGATCGGCGGCATGGCGAAGGCGGCCACGGTCATCGGGACCGAACGCGCCGCCGCGGGCCAAAACGTCCTCCTGCTGCACGCGGGCGACGTCTTCCACGGCGACCTCTTCTTCAACCGTTATTTCGGGATCCCCGAATTCCGGATGATGCAGCAGCTCGGCTTCGACGCGATGGCGGTGGGAAACCACGAGTTCGACCTCGGGCCGGACACGCTCGCCTGGTCGCTCGCGACCGCCTTCGGCGCCCCACCTTCGCCCTTGCCGCTGCTTTCGGCCAACCTCGCTTTCCCGGACAATTCACTCCTCCGCCCATGGATCGACAATTCGATCATCAAGAACGTCGGGGGCGTGACGGTCGGCATCTTCGGCATGACCGTCCCGGGCGTCCCCACCACGAACTCCGGAGACGTGACGATCCTCGGGGCGGACAACGCGGCTCTCCTTTTCGGGATCGCGGCGCAGGAGATGGCGGCGCTTCGCGGGGCAGGGGCGAAGGTCGTGATCTGCCTGTCCCACCTCGGGATCCTGTACGACCGCGCGCTGGCGGCCAACGTCCCCGGCATCGACCTCATCGTCGGCGGCCACGACCATTATGCGTTCGAGCAGCCGATCTCCGTCGCCAATCCGGGCGGCACGCAAACGCTGATCGTGCAGGCGGGCGATCACTACCGGGACGTCGGCCGGCTCCGGTTCTCCGTCGAGGGCGATGCCTTCCGGATGATCGACTACGCGCTGCTCCCCGTCGATGCCAAGGTTCCCGCGGCCCCGGGACTCCAGGCGGCGGTCGATGAACTGAAAGCCGGGATCGTGGCGCAATACGGGGACGTCTACCGCACGGTGTTGGCGAGCGCGGAAAAAGATCTC
This window contains:
- a CDS encoding bifunctional UDP-sugar hydrolase/5'-nucleotidase yields the protein MKPMKLFRVVCLVAVTALLAASGVFAQGTVITLLHVNDTHSHLDATGPKDAALNGTIGGMAKAATVIGTERAAAGQNVLLLHAGDVFHGDLFFNRYFGIPEFRMMQQLGFDAMAVGNHEFDLGPDTLAWSLATAFGAPPSPLPLLSANLAFPDNSLLRPWIDNSIIKNVGGVTVGIFGMTVPGVPTTNSGDVTILGADNAALLFGIAAQEMAALRGAGAKVVICLSHLGILYDRALAANVPGIDLIVGGHDHYAFEQPISVANPGGTQTLIVQAGDHYRDVGRLRFSVEGDAFRMIDYALLPVDAKVPAAPGLQAAVDELKAGIVAQYGDVYRTVLASAEKDLGTTTDPDRRKRDSAMGNLITDALRHRTRTDIAITANGLISEGITAGPIVGADIFRPVSYGYDPQTGLGLKLATFDIRGVELVKGLEIGLAYLGINEDFFLQVSGMRFRYDSTRPPGSRVLPDTIHIGGHRFSPTATYSVTVNEGLAFLLPRMGLQVTNLTALPDLEYIVLRDYVTRLGTLDTGSQGRIMDEGIDPGKQGKHEKHEKDH
- a CDS encoding PLP-dependent aspartate aminotransferase family protein, yielding MKLGTRIIHTGKETDPYTGAATVPIYQVSTFRQEDPLRPGRYEYARGDNPTRDAVEHAVAVLEGGTTGAAFGSGMAAISSVLMLFAPGDHLVVTEDVYGGTYRALTTLFRGWGLETTFVDMADPGKVRAALRPNTRALFVESPSNPILKVTDLRAVAAIAKETGILSLIDNTFMTPYLQRPIEHGFDLVMHSATKFLGGHSDLLAGIVVTANEELGERVRFVQRAFGAILGPQDAFLLHRGIKTLAVRMDAQQRSAAIVAERLAATPGIARVYYPGLPGHPGRGTHAGQADGAGAVVSFELSDADSAVRFMKAVTLPLVAVSLGGVESILSYPATMSHASMPREERLKRGIRDSLVRLSVGLEDPEDLVDDLLQALGKA